A single genomic interval of Plodia interpunctella isolate USDA-ARS_2022_Savannah chromosome 16, ilPloInte3.2, whole genome shotgun sequence harbors:
- the LOC128676720 gene encoding pneumococcal serine-rich repeat protein-like isoform X5, with protein sequence MAPAKWIIIPTIWLVTQSIYAFQFPFIGSSFPDFSSEFDSLESEAQSSASANAAFGQASAISEAGGSSTAISESGGSGSSTGSGGGSSSGSGNSKPSGTATASSNGSTNSSSSGVSGNSSTSGTGSGSSNSSGSASSSGSESGSSSGSTASSSRLASGSSNSTGSGRINGSASSEPSMSGSGSFNSSASSKPSESGSGSSNGSESSKPSGTGSGNSNTSGSGSSSGTASGTSSGLSSNSSNSIVSGNSSVTAATSSSGIGNSSSSGIGSGSSSGTATVSSNGSTNGRSSGGLGSSSSSDTGSNSSNSSQSASSSGSGSDISSGTASATSSGSANSSSNSTGSGSSSVTATASSSGSGSDSSNGSASSKPSGSGSGSSNGSASSKLSGSGSGSFNGSASSKPSGSESGSSNGSASSKPSGSGSGSSKVSASSKPSGSGSGSSNGSASSKPSESGSGSSNGSASSKPSESGSGSSNGSASSKPSESGSGSSNDSASSKPSGSESGSSNGSASSKPSGSGSGSFNGSASSKPSGSESGSSNGSASSKPSGSGSGSSKVSASSKPSGSGSGSSNGSASSKPSESGSGSSNGSASSKPSESGSGSSKVSASSKPSGSGSGSSKVSASSKPSESGSGSSNGSASSKPSESGSGSSNGSASSKPSGSESGSSKVSASSKPSESGSGSSNGSASSKPSESGSGSSNGSASSKPSESGSGSSNGSASSKPSESGSGSSNGSASSKPSGSGSGSSKVSASSKPSGSGSGSSNGSASSKPSGSGSGSSNGSASSKPSGSGSGSSKVSASSKPSESGSGSSNGSASSKPSGSGSGSSKVSASSKPSESGSGSSNGSASSKPSESGSGSSNGSASSKPSESGSGSSNGSASSKPSGSGSGSSKVSASSKPSGSGSGSSNGSASSKPSGSGSGSSKVSASSKPSESGSGSSNGSASSKPSESGSGSSNGSASSKPSGSGSGSSKVSASSKPSESGSGSSNGSASSKSSESGRSSSNGSASSKPSGSGSGSSKVSASSKPSESGSGSSNGSASSKPSESGSGSSNGSASSKPSESGSGSSNGSASSKPSGSGSGSSKVSASSKPSGSGSGSSIRSANGSSSRTATASSSGSGSGISSVIAIVSSSVSASGIGSGSSSRTVTASSNCSRNASSSGGSGSSSTSGTSSGSSNSSGSASSSGIGSGSSSGTATASSNGSTNGRSSGSLGSSSSSDTGSDSSNSSRSASSSRSGSNSSSGTASATSSGSANSSSNSTGSGSSSVIATASSSGSGSDSSNGSASSKLSGSGSGSSNGSASSKLSGSESGSSNGLASSKSSESGNGSSNGSASSKASGPGSGSSIGSANGSSSRTATASSSGSGSGSSSVIAIASSSVSASGIGSGSSSTTVTASSNCSRNASSSGGSGSSSTSGTSNGSSNSSGSASSSGSGSGSSSGTATATSTGSTNGSSSGTGSGSSNSSGSASSSGSVSGSSSGTASATSSGSENSSSNSTGSGSSSTIATASSSGSASGIRSGRSSGTASSSSSGTATASSTCSTNGSSSSGSKSNSSSGTGSGSSNSSGSASSSGSVSGSSSGTASSTSSGSASNCSNRTGSGYSSTSASGSSSGIESGSLSGSASGISNSTGSGSSNGSASSEPSGSGSDSSNGSVSSKPNGSGSGSSNGSASSKPSVSGSGSYNGSATSKPSGSANISSNVTATASSNGSTSGSSSGSSESSSSSGIGSGSSSGSRNATSRCSASSSSNSTGCGSSNGSASSEPSRSGSGSYSGSASSKPNGSRSGSSNSSASNKPSGSGCGNSNGSASSKYSGTGSGNSNSSGSGSSSGTASASSSASANSSSNSTGSGSSSVTATASSSGAGSSSSNGSASSKPSGSGSGSSNGSASSKLSGSGSGSFNGSASSKPSGSGSGSSNGSTNDSSSGGSERSSSSGTGSGSSNSSGSASSSGSVSGSSSGTASATSSGSASNCSNSTGSGSSSVIATASSSETASGSSSGIATASSSGSASASSNRDSVSSSGTATTSSSVSGSGSSSVIATASSSGSASGTDGGSSSGIATASSNGSGSGSSSVIATASSSGSASGTGSDSSNRAASGSLNGTASGSSIVSGSTSSSGSLGTSSCSDTGSGSSSGSGNGSTSVSGSASSSGSGSGSTGSSSASSSSSNNSRGSSSTSDRKIIVGCKTKEERQKLKERLKKSKHFQEEIKNKDSLPILKNVLKKNNDEEIVNIIRNQNKGIFENIEEEERRIEVKFCKRARNQHLDHEIVKVAPKIWNLVSHPGSDPDQGTPQWFFART encoded by the exons GAAGTGGCAGCTCAACTGGGTCAGGAGGTGGCAGCTCCAGTGGCTCAGGAAATAGTAAGCCCAGTGGGACAGCAACTGCCAGCTCTAATGGGTCAACAAATAGCAGCTCTAGCGGCGTCTCAGGAAATAGCAGCACTAGCGGCACAGGTAGTGGCAGCTCGAATAGCTCGGGAAGTGCCAGTTCAAGTGGGTCAGAAAGTGGCAGCTCTAGTGGTTCAACTGCCAGCTCTAGTAGGTTAGCAAGTGGCAGCTCTAACAGTACAGGTAGTGGCAGAATTAACGGTTCAGCAAGTAGCGAGCCCAGTATGTCAGGAAGTGGCAGCTTTAATAGTTCAGCAAGTAGCAAGCCCAGTGAGTCAGGAAGTGGCAGCTCTAATGGTTCAGAAAGTAGCAAGCCTAGCGGTACAGGAAGTGGCAACTCGAACACCTCAGGAAGTGGCAGCTCAAGTGGGACAGCAAGTGGCACATCTAGCGGTTTATCAAGTAACAGCTCTAACAGCATAGTTAGTGGCAACTCAAGTGTGACAGCAGCTACTAGCTCTAGTGGGATAGGAAATAGCAGCTCAAGTGGGATAGGAAGTGGCAGTTCAAGTGGGACAGCAACTGTCAGCTCTAATGGGTCAACAAATGGTAGGTCTAGCGGCGGCTTAGGAAGTAGCAGCTCTAGCGACACAGGTAGTAACAGTTCGAACAGCTCACAAAGTGCCAGTTCCAGTGGGTCAGGAAGTGACATCTCAAGTGGGACAGCAAGTGCCACATCTAGCGGTTCAGCAAATAGCAGCTCTAACAGCACAGGTAGTGGCAGCTCAAGTGTGACAGCAACTGCTAGTTCTAGTGGGTCAGGAAGTGACAGCTCTAACGGTTCAGCAAGTAGCAAGCCCAGTGGATCAGGAAGTGGCAGCTCTAACGGCTCAGCAAGTAGCAAGCTCAGTGGGTCAGGAAGTGGTAGCTTTAATGGTTCAGCAAGTAGCAAGCCCAGTGGGTCAGAAAGTGGCAGTTCTAATGGTTCAGCAAGTAGCAAGCCCAGTGGGTCAGGAAGTGGAAGCTCTAAAGTTTCAGCAAGTAGCAAGCCCAGTGGGTCAGGAAGTGGCAGCTCTAATGGTTCAGCAAGTAGCAAGCCCAGTGAGTCAGGAAGTGGCAGCTCTAATGGTTCAGCAAGTAGCAAGCCCAGTGAGTCAGGAAGTGGCAGCTCTAATGGTTCAGCAAGTAGCAAGCCCAGTGAGTCAGGAAGTGGCAGCTCTAATGATTCAGCAAGTAGCAAGCCCAGTGGGTCAGAAAGTGGCAGTTCTAATGGTTCAGCAAGTAGCAAGCCCAGTGGGTCAGGAAGTGGTAGCTTTAATGGTTCAGCAAGTAGCAAGCCCAGTGGGTCAGAAAGTGGCAGTTCTAATGGTTCAGCAAGTAGCAAGCCCAGTGGGTCAGGAAGTGGAAGCTCTAAAGTTTCAGCAAGTAGCAAGCCCAGTGGGTCAGGAAGTGGCAGCTCTAATGGTTCAGCAAGTAGCAAGCCCAGTGAGTCAGGAAGTGGCAGCTCTAATGGTTCAGCAAGTAGCAAGCCCAGTGAGTCAGGAAGTGGAAGCTCTAAAGTTTCAGCAAGTAGCAAGCCCAGTGGATCAGGAAGTGGAAGCTCTAAAGTTTCAGCAAGTAGCAAGCCCAGTGAGTCAGGAAGTGGCAGCTCTAATGGTTCAGCAAGTAGCAAGCCCAGTGAGTCAGGAAGTGGCAGCTCTAATGGTTCAGCAAGTAGCAAGCCCAGTGGATCAGAAAGTGGAAGCTCTAAAGTTTCAGCAAGTAGCAAGCCCAGTGAGTCAGGAAGTGGCAGCTCTAATGGTTCAGCAAGTAGCAAGCCCAGTGAGTCAGGAAGTGGCAGCTCTAATGGTTCAGCAAGTAGCAAGCCCAGTGAGTCAGGAAGTGGCAGCTCTAATGGTTCAGCAAGTAGCAAGCCCAGTGAGTCAGGAAGTGGCAGCTCTAATGGTTCAGCAAGTAGCAAGCCCAGTGGATCAGGAAGTGGAAGCTCTAAAGTTTCAGCAAGTAGCAAGCCCAGTGGATCAGGAAGTGGCAGCTCTAATGGTTCAGCAAGTAGCAAGCCCAGTGGATCAGGAAGTGGCAGCTCTAATGGTTCAGCAAGTAGCAAGCCCAGTGGATCAGGAAGTGGAAGCTCTAAAGTTTCAGCAAGTAGCAAGCCCAGTGAATCAGGAAGTGGCAGCTCTAATGGTTCAGCAAGTAGCAAGCCCAGTGGATCAGGAAGTGGAAGCTCTAAAGTTTCAGCAAGTAGCAAGCCCAGTGAGTCAGGAAGTGGCAGCTCTAATGGTTCAGCAAGTAGCAAGCCCAGTGAGTCAGGAAGTGGCAGCTCTAATGGTTCAGCAAGTAGCAAGCCCAGTGAGTCAGGAAGTGGCAGCTCTAATGGTTCAGCAAGTAGCAAGCCCAGTGGATCAGGAAGTGGAAGCTCTAAAGTTTCAGCAAGTAGCAAGCCCAGTGGATCAGGAAGTGGCAGCTCTAATGGTTCAGCAAGTAGCAAGCCCAGTGGATCAGGAAGTGGAAGCTCTAAAGTTTCAGCAAGTAGCAAGCCCAGTGAGTCAGGAAGTGGCAGCTCTAATGGTTCAGCAAGTAGCAAGCCCAGTGAGTCAGGAAGTGGCAGCTCTAATGGTTCAGCAAGTAGCAAGCCCAGTGGATCAGGAAGTGGAAGCTCTAAAGTTTCAGCAAGTAGCAAGCCCAGTGAGTCAGGAAGTGGCAGCTCTAATGGTTCAGCAAGTAGCAAGTCCAGTGAGTCAGGAAGGAGCAGCTCTAATGGTTCAGCAAGTAGCAAGCCCAGTGGATCAGGAAGTGGAAGCTCTAAAGTTTCAGCAAGTAGCAAGCCCAGTGAGTCAGGAAGTGGCAGCTCTAATGGTTCAGCAAGTAGCAAGCCCAGTGAGTCAGGAAGTGGCAGCTCTAATGGTTCAGCAAGTAGCAAGCCCAGTGAGTCAGGAAGTGGCAGCTCTAATGGTTCAGCAAGCAGCAAGCCCAGTGGATCAGGAAGTGGAAGCTCTAAAGTTTCAGCAAGTAGCAAGCCCAGTGGGTCAGGAAGTGGAAGCTCAATTAGGTCAGCAAATGGCAGTTCAAGTCGGACAGCAACTGCCAGCTCAAGTGGGTCAGGAAGTGGCATCTCAAGTGTGATAGCAATAGTAAGCTCTAGTGTGTCAGCAAGTGGGATAGGAAGTGGCAGCTCAAGTAGGACAGTAACTGCCAGCTCTAATTGCTCAAGAAATGCAAGCTCGAGCGGCGGCTCAGGAAGTAGCAGCACTAGCGGAACAAGCAGTGGCAGCTCGAACAGCTCAGGAAGTGCCAGCTCAAGTGGGATAGGAAGTGGCAGTTCAAGTGGGACAGCAACTGCCAGCTCTAATGGGTCAACAAATGGCAGGTCTAGCGGCAGCTTAGGAAGTAGCAGCTCTAGCGACACAGGTAGTGACAGTTCGAACAGCTCACGTAGTGCCAGCTCCAGTAGGTCAGGAAGTAACAGCTCAAGCGGGACAGCAAGTGCCACATCTAGCGGTTCAGCAAATAGCAGCTCTAACAGCACAGGTAGTGGCAGCTCAAGTGTGATAGCAACTGCTAGTTCTAGTGGGTCAGGAAGTGACAGCTCTAACGGTTCAGCAAGTAGCAAGCTCAGTGGGTCAGGAAGTGGTAGCTCTAACGGCTCAGCAAGTAGCAAGCTCAGTGGGTCAGAAAGTGGCAGCTCTAATGGTTTAGCAAGTAGCAAGTCCAGTGAGTCAGGAAATGGCAGCTCTAATGGTTCAGCAAGTAGCAAGGCCAGTGGGCCAGGAAGTGGAAGCTCAATTGGGTCAGCAAATGGCAGTTCAAGTCGGACAGCAACTGCCAGCTCAAGTGGGTCAGGAAGTGGCAGCTCAAGTGTGATAGCAATTGCCAGCTCTAGTGTGTCAGCAAGTGGGATAGGAAGTGGCAGCTCAAGTACGACAGTAACTGCCAGCTCTAATTGCTCAAGAAATGCAAGCTCTAGCGGCGGCTCAGGAAGTAGCAGCACTAGCGGAACAAGTAATGGCAGCTCGAACAGCTCAGGAAGTGCCAGCTCAAGTGGGTCAGGAAGTGGCAGCTCAAGTGGGACAGCAACTGCCACCTCTACTGGTTCAACAAATGGAAGCTCTAGCGGCACAGGAAGTGGCAGCTCGAACAGCTCAGGAAGTGCCAGCTCAAGTGGGTCTGTAAGTGGCAGCTCAAGTGGGACAGCAAGTGCCACATCTAGCGGTTCAGAAAATAGCAGCTCTAACAGCACAGGTAGTGGCAGCTCAAGTACGATAGCAACTGCTAGTTCTAGTGGATCAGCAAGTGGGATAAGAAGTGGCAGGTCAAGTGGGACAGCAAGTAGCAGCTCAAGTGGGACAGCAACTGCCAGCTCTACTTGTTCAACAAATGGCAGTTCTAGCAGCGGCTCAAAAAGTAACAGCTCTAGCGGCACAGGAAGTGGCAGCTCGAACAGCTCAGGAAGTGCCAGCTCAAGTGGGTCAGTAAGTGGCAGCTCAAGTGGGACAGCAAGTTCCACATCTAGCGGTTCAGCAAGTAACTGCTCTAACAGAACAGGTAGTGGCTACTCTAGTACATCAGCAAGTGGCAGCTCTAGTGGGATAGAAAGTGGCAGCTTAAGTGGGTCAGCAAGTGGCATCTCTAACAGCACAGGTAGTGGCAGCTCTAACGGGTCAGCAAGTAGCGAGCCCAGTGGGTCAGGAAGTGACAGTTCTAATGGTTCAGTAAGTAGCAAGCCCAATGGGTCAGGAAGTGGCAGCTCTAACGGTTCAGCAAGTAGTAAGCCCAGTGTGTCAGGAAGTGGCAGCTATAACGGTTCAGCAACTAGCAAGCCCAGTGGGTCAGCAAATATCAGTTCAAATGTGACAGCAACTGCCAGCTCTAATGGGTCAACAAGTGGCAGCTCTAGCGGCAGCTCAGAAAGTAGCAGCTCTAGCGGCATAGGAAGTGGCAGCTCAAGTGGGTCAAGAAATGCCACATCTAGGTGTTCAGCAAGTAGCAGTTCTAACAGCACAGGTTGTGGCAGCTCTAACGGTTCAGCAAGTAGTGAGCCCAGTAGGTCAGGAAGTGGCAGCTATAGTGGTTCAGCAAGTAGCAAGCCCAATGGGTCAAGAAGTGGCAGCTCTAACAGTTCAGCAAGTAATAAGCCCAGTGGGTCAGGATGTGGCAACTCTAACGGTTCAGCAAGTAGCAAGTATAGTGGCACAGGAAGTGGCAACTCGAACAGCTCAGGAAGTGGCAGCTCAAGTGGGACAGCAAGTGCCTCATCTAGCGCTTCAGCAAATAGCAGCTCTAACAGCACAGGTAGTGGCAGCTCAAGTGTGACAGCAACTGCTAGTTCTAGTGGGGCAGGAAGTAGCAGCTCTAACGGTTCAGCAAGTAGCAAGCCCAGTGGGTCAGGAAGTGGCAGCTCTAACGGCTCAGCAAGTAGCAAGCTCAGTGGGTCAGGAAGTGGTAGCTTTAATGGTTCAGCAAGTAGCAAGCCCAGTGGGTCAGGAAGTGGCAGCTCTAATGGGTCAACAAATGACAGCTCTAGCGGCGGCTCAGAAAGAAGCAGCTCTAGCGGCACAGGAAGTGGCAGCTCGAACAGCTCAGGAAGTGCCAGCTCAAGTGGGTCAGTAAGTGGCAGCTCAAGTGGGACAGCAAGTGCCACATCTAGCGGTTCAGCAAGTAACTGCTCGAACAGCACAGGTAGTGGCAGCTCAAGTGTGATAGCAACTGCTAGTTCTAGTGAGACAGCAAGTGGCAGCTCTAGTGGGATAGCAACTGCCAGCTCAAGTGGGTCAGCAAGTGCCAGCTCTAACAGAGATAGTGTTAGCTCTAGTGGGACAGCAACTACTAGCTCAAGTGTGTCAGGGAGTGGCAGCTCAAGTGTGATTGCAACTGCCAGCTCTAGTGGATCAGCAAGTGGGACAGATGGTGGCAGCTCTAGTGGGATAGCAACTGCCAGCTCAAATGGGTCAGGAAGTGGCAGCTCAAGTGTGATAGCAACTGCCAGCTCTAGTGGATCAGCAAGTGGGACAGGAAGTGACAGCTCAAATAGGGCAGCAAGTGGCAGCTTAAATGGAACAGCAAGTGGCAGTTCTATCGTTTCAGGTAGTACTAGCTCTAGCGGCAGCTTAGGAACTAGCAGCTGTAGCGACACTGGTAGTGGCAGCTCGAGTGGATCAGGAAATGGTAGCACCAGTGTGTCAGGAAGTGCCAGCTCAAGTGGGTCAGGAAGTGGCAGCACAGGAAGTAGCTCTGCAAGCTCCTCTAGTAGTAACAACTCTAGAGGATCGTCGTCGACTTCAG acagaaaaataattgtaggCTGTAAGACAAAAGAAGAGAGACAAAAACTGAAGGAGAGGCTCAAGAAGTCCAAGCACTTCCAGGAGGAGATCAAAAACAAGGATTCTCTACCAATCCTAAAAAATGTCCTAAAGAAGAACAATGACGAAgaaattgttaatataataagaaacCAAAACAAGGgcattttcgaaaatattgaAGAGGAAGAACGGAGAATAGaggttaaattttgtaaaagagCAAGAAATCAACACCTCGATCACGAGATAGTTAAAGTGGCACCGAAAATATGGAACCTTGTATCGCACCCAGGATCGGATCCCGATCAGGGAACTCCACAATGGTTTTTTGCACGGACATAA